The following proteins are co-located in the Desulfoscipio sp. XC116 genome:
- a CDS encoding IS4 family transposase, translated as MAPIPGKINPYEIENILNKMFPPEWLRDTAAKTGYVQRNRKIDPVTFFWVVVLGFGVGMQRTLASLRRAYETASAETLVPSSFYDRFNNGLIAFLKECLAHGIAELSSHNSLMVSDKLKGFKDLIVSDGTVIRLHDKLAKTFPGARGKAELKIHLATGITGNTKSIALYSGKTAEIKTMRIGTWVEDNVLLFDLGYFKYELFSRIRDNGGYFVSKLKQSANPTIVSVLHTHRDNTIDIAGKKLKDILSQLKQEMLDIEIEVSFKGRTPKSKKAEKDGTFEIYHPKNGKPKVKETFRLVGVLNKETNKYHLYLTNISPQQLTAEDVALLYRARWSVELLFKELKSLYQLDVISSGVPAVVELLVLVAMLTLVVSHRLLNHMRLLAPEKSARFTPLRWAESFYAIAPVIMGRVLKVAGIDEDPLQIIIYFMGEGIDPNVNRERLLSPWVTPVNSQVLNTID; from the coding sequence TTGGCTCCAATACCCGGAAAAATCAATCCTTACGAGATAGAAAACATCCTAAACAAGATGTTCCCACCAGAGTGGCTGAGAGATACAGCCGCTAAAACCGGTTACGTTCAGCGTAACCGTAAGATCGACCCGGTCACCTTTTTCTGGGTTGTTGTGCTTGGCTTCGGTGTTGGTATGCAGCGCACCCTTGCTTCATTAAGAAGGGCTTACGAGACGGCATCAGCTGAAACACTCGTCCCATCCTCTTTTTATGACCGTTTCAATAATGGATTGATTGCCTTTCTCAAAGAGTGTCTGGCCCACGGGATAGCAGAGCTTTCCAGCCACAACAGTCTTATGGTTTCAGATAAGCTAAAAGGGTTCAAGGATCTGATAGTGTCAGACGGAACCGTCATCAGACTGCATGATAAATTAGCTAAAACATTTCCGGGGGCAAGGGGCAAGGCCGAACTCAAAATACATCTTGCCACAGGGATCACCGGCAATACAAAGAGCATTGCCCTCTATTCCGGCAAAACCGCTGAAATCAAAACCATGCGCATTGGAACCTGGGTGGAAGACAACGTCCTCCTGTTCGATCTCGGATATTTCAAGTATGAGCTATTTAGCAGAATTAGAGACAATGGTGGCTACTTCGTAAGCAAGCTTAAGCAATCAGCTAACCCTACCATAGTTTCGGTGCTGCATACCCACCGGGATAATACGATCGATATTGCCGGCAAAAAGCTTAAGGATATACTCTCCCAACTGAAGCAGGAAATGCTTGATATCGAGATTGAGGTCTCCTTCAAAGGCCGTACACCTAAGAGCAAGAAGGCCGAGAAAGACGGGACGTTCGAAATATATCATCCAAAAAATGGAAAACCTAAAGTTAAAGAGACCTTCCGGCTGGTAGGGGTGCTGAATAAGGAAACCAATAAGTATCATCTCTACCTCACCAACATCAGCCCTCAGCAGCTTACGGCGGAAGATGTGGCGCTTCTTTACAGGGCACGCTGGAGTGTGGAACTGCTTTTCAAGGAACTGAAGAGCCTCTACCAGTTGGACGTAATATCCAGCGGGGTGCCCGCCGTGGTGGAGTTACTGGTGCTGGTGGCCATGCTGACCCTGGTGGTAAGTCACCGGTTGCTTAACCATATGCGGCTTCTGGCTCCCGAGAAAAGCGCCCGTTTTACCCCATTACGTTGGGCTGAGTCGTTTTACGCTATTGCGCCGGTTATTATGGGTCGTGTACTTAAGGTTGCCGGCATTGACGAGGATCCTCTCCAGATTATTATTTACTTCATGGGTGAGGGTATCGATCCCAACGTCAATAGAGAGAGACTGTTGTCGCCTTGGGTAACACCGGTTAATTCCCAGGTTCTAAATACCATTGATTAA
- a CDS encoding helix-turn-helix transcriptional regulator produces MAVSYKRLWKLLIDRDMKKGELCKKAGISTASITKMGKNGYVTTEVLDKICTVLECDIEEVMEIVREQNEIYKQIGNTDR; encoded by the coding sequence ATGGCAGTAAGTTATAAAAGACTTTGGAAGCTGCTAATTGATAGAGATATGAAAAAGGGTGAGCTATGTAAGAAAGCTGGCATCAGCACGGCTTCCATTACAAAAATGGGGAAGAACGGCTATGTAACCACCGAGGTGCTTGATAAAATATGTACAGTTCTTGAGTGTGACATTGAAGAAGTCATGGAAATTGTGCGGGAGCAGAATGAAATATACAAACAAATTGGGAATACAGATAGATGA
- a CDS encoding DNA cytosine methyltransferase — MPKQYKTALNDYKFVDLFCGIGGFHLALKSFGAKCVFASDIDNEARKIYNANFRLDPKGDIKTIKNTDIPKHEILCGGFPCQSFSISGTQSGFDDEKTGKLFFEIVRIAKHHKPKIILLENVANLDAHDEGKTIKTIITSLEDIGYNVYKQVLSATDYNVPQCRKRIYIIAFLNDLKANNFSFPEKIILKKKLQNILEDSNAEHIKNYIINREYAIRSGYQALEESCKNPYIRIGEIGLGRQGERIYSIKGCASTLSSTGGGLGGRTGIYLINGKIRKLTPRECARLMGFPDKFQVAETANQAYRQFGNSVVVDVVQRIIIEAIKALEGGPT, encoded by the coding sequence ATGCCAAAACAATATAAAACGGCTCTGAATGATTATAAATTTGTTGATCTTTTTTGTGGTATAGGAGGATTCCATTTAGCATTAAAGTCTTTTGGCGCAAAATGTGTTTTTGCTTCAGATATAGACAACGAAGCCCGAAAAATATACAACGCAAATTTTAGGCTTGATCCTAAAGGCGACATTAAAACTATAAAAAACACGGATATTCCAAAGCATGAAATATTATGTGGCGGTTTTCCATGCCAATCTTTTAGCATTTCAGGAACGCAATCTGGCTTTGACGATGAAAAAACTGGGAAACTGTTTTTTGAGATTGTCCGAATCGCAAAGCACCATAAACCTAAAATAATTTTATTGGAAAATGTAGCGAATTTGGACGCTCACGATGAAGGAAAAACAATAAAAACGATAATAACATCGCTTGAGGACATTGGGTATAATGTATATAAACAGGTATTAAGTGCAACAGATTATAATGTGCCCCAATGCCGAAAACGAATATATATTATTGCATTCCTAAATGATTTAAAGGCTAATAATTTTTCTTTTCCAGAAAAAATTATTTTGAAAAAGAAACTACAGAATATACTCGAAGATTCAAATGCAGAACATATAAAAAACTACATAATTAACAGAGAGTACGCAATTCGTTCTGGATATCAGGCATTAGAAGAAAGTTGTAAAAATCCTTATATTAGAATCGGTGAGATAGGGCTTGGAAGACAAGGCGAACGAATTTATAGCATAAAGGGATGTGCGTCGACTCTTTCATCTACTGGAGGGGGCTTAGGTGGTAGAACCGGAATCTATTTAATCAACGGGAAAATAAGGAAGCTAACACCACGAGAATGTGCCCGATTAATGGGGTTCCCAGACAAGTTTCAAGTTGCAGAAACTGCAAATCAAGCATATCGACAATTTGGCAACAGCGTGGTAGTTGACGTTGTGCAACGAATCATCATTGAAGCAATTAAAGCTCTTGAAGGAGGACCAACATGA
- the avs2 gene encoding AVAST type 2 anti-phage system protein Avs2 encodes MDFDFSKIRIHDGSQEKGFEELICQLAHLQKPDNADFFVRKEGAGGDAGVECFWKLKDGTEHAWQAKYFLQEMNSNRWDQISESIETALQKHLEIKIYYVALPFDRTDSRKIGRGGKQIVSIYDEWCLHVENWNKLAADKGMQVKFEFWGKHEICQMLQTDNPHYTGRVLYWFNEPILGLEHFARIAEQSKRVLGERYTPESHLDLPIANTFDGIGLTPNWWTKLESVINSWINSKSKLEINCFNLEEYKTRSEWVQLEKHIEIFYDRFCIGLKERRFLDILEELKITANKLVEKTQACLKILPHQSKATEKEKDCQSSLYDFDSEMDKLLSFFSGKNVSAAVSRTALLHGDAGIGKSHLLCDIALQRLQQSLPTVFLLGQHYTGANPLDFLLESLDLKGLRYQQVLGALDAAGEAKATNTLIIIDAINEGIGRDDWYDQLARFVAELSDYPHLSLVLSCRSTYLNYMIPADFGADRLVRIEHHGFRGYEHRAAAKYLSQQGIAKPSAPITAPEFSNPLFVKTCCKALKARGEMSFPKGLQGIDTLFDFYVESIEYNISLKKRYRPGETVVRDVLLQFASCLYPDHLFGIPLREARELINAFDPNPTVGAGLLDGLIYEGVLAEDILPAKENGKRGQPVVRFTYERFSDYFVARQLIEQHVTNGDIQSAFKTGQPLGNLFSETYKYGLDGILEAMAICIAEQYHAELIDLVPKQARKENSWLFEQLFTQTLLRRSAASFTERTIDLLNHISKYGHHSTRLDILLSLSTEPGHPWNADFLHKNLVRRSLPERDAFWSIHLAVSDFEEDENEPESIVRTLIDWAQFGNFDDIEPERLRLAAVTLLWFTTSTNRKVRDQATKSLVRTLSLCPVYLPQLIEEFYDIDDLYLLERLYAVAFGVVSNIQNPENIAAIAQKAYDKVFRAGQPVPHILLRDYARGTLEYALDRNLLPPDINPQSFRPPYKSEWPIEIPTKAELENLEGDEYSSDIKSSLMGFPGDFGNYTMGCVEEWSLTSLSEPVQATWHELQKQFAQGLRDDLKERFLDYLNGITDEDENGNFDWPALIKELEEFDNEELEQIAEEDEEQEDTDVEEASWDSLKKEIEASLDGETEKLEYFRRISGIPGDKNPALFSKKWAQRWVCKRAYELGWKKELFDGFESHCSRGRDRGSNLMERIGKKYQWIALHQLLAHLADNLHWVDRGYSDVDDSRYFGPWQSGNRDIDPSHWLRNTERKYENCQWWQPYQFPLAEDNFDEQLNWMWSEDIIPPFEQLLQVIAPQDGLHWTVLHGFANQSKRFFRGTDNNAISRQTGWFRINSIIIAKKDCAEIIKSTAEQNLCDPYLSGISTTGHQVFLREYPWYESCQDMKDWRVSSRFEKIIGVKQLIPVAQYEWEAGNEDHSMTDSISFYLPSKTLIKGLNLSAASGEKVGQWLDTNGKLAFFDPSISEQGPTYALMRTELLLPWLEEQGLQLIWLVGGEKYLSADRTTKFNGRLVFSGAYILTEHGPKGKLWFIKEKPRER; translated from the coding sequence ATGGACTTTGACTTTTCAAAAATAAGAATTCATGACGGTAGCCAGGAAAAGGGATTTGAAGAGTTGATCTGTCAGCTTGCCCACCTGCAAAAACCTGATAATGCCGACTTTTTTGTCAGGAAAGAAGGAGCGGGCGGGGATGCCGGGGTGGAATGTTTCTGGAAGCTTAAAGATGGTACGGAGCATGCTTGGCAGGCAAAGTATTTCCTTCAGGAAATGAATTCCAACCGGTGGGACCAGATATCAGAATCAATTGAGACTGCCCTCCAAAAACATCTGGAGATAAAGATATATTATGTAGCCCTTCCTTTTGACAGAACCGACAGCCGTAAGATCGGTAGAGGTGGGAAACAAATCGTATCTATCTATGATGAATGGTGTTTACATGTTGAGAATTGGAATAAGCTTGCGGCCGATAAAGGAATGCAGGTTAAGTTCGAATTTTGGGGCAAACATGAAATATGCCAAATGCTGCAGACAGATAATCCCCATTATACTGGACGGGTGCTTTACTGGTTTAATGAACCTATTTTGGGACTAGAACACTTTGCTAGGATTGCTGAGCAGTCTAAACGGGTCCTTGGTGAACGTTATACTCCGGAGTCTCACCTTGATTTACCGATTGCCAATACTTTTGACGGAATTGGCTTAACTCCTAATTGGTGGACGAAACTTGAATCAGTTATTAATTCCTGGATTAATTCTAAAAGCAAACTGGAGATCAATTGTTTTAACTTAGAAGAATATAAAACCCGAAGTGAATGGGTACAATTAGAAAAACATATAGAAATTTTCTATGACCGATTTTGCATCGGCCTAAAAGAGAGACGTTTTCTGGATATACTGGAAGAATTAAAAATAACAGCTAATAAATTAGTAGAAAAAACGCAAGCATGTCTAAAAATATTGCCACACCAATCCAAGGCAACAGAAAAAGAAAAGGATTGCCAAAGTTCTCTTTATGATTTTGATTCAGAAATGGATAAATTGTTATCGTTCTTCAGCGGGAAAAATGTATCGGCAGCGGTGAGCAGAACTGCTTTACTTCACGGCGATGCCGGTATCGGGAAATCCCATTTATTATGCGACATTGCTTTACAACGACTGCAACAGAGCCTTCCGACCGTCTTCCTTCTTGGACAGCATTATACAGGTGCTAACCCGCTTGACTTCCTCCTCGAATCGCTTGACTTAAAGGGACTACGATATCAACAAGTCCTTGGGGCATTGGATGCGGCGGGGGAAGCGAAGGCAACGAATACATTGATTATCATCGATGCCATTAATGAGGGGATAGGCCGGGATGACTGGTATGATCAGCTTGCCAGATTTGTTGCGGAACTGTCCGATTACCCGCATCTTTCTTTGGTTTTAAGTTGCCGGAGCACCTATTTGAACTATATGATCCCCGCAGATTTTGGTGCTGACAGGTTGGTGCGAATAGAGCATCATGGGTTTCGGGGGTATGAGCATCGCGCTGCAGCAAAGTATCTTTCTCAGCAAGGCATTGCCAAACCAAGTGCTCCCATAACGGCTCCGGAGTTTTCCAACCCTCTGTTTGTTAAGACCTGCTGTAAGGCTCTTAAGGCCCGGGGAGAGATGTCCTTTCCAAAGGGGCTGCAAGGTATCGATACGCTATTCGATTTTTATGTTGAAAGTATAGAGTATAATATCAGTTTAAAAAAACGTTACCGGCCCGGAGAGACAGTGGTGAGGGACGTATTATTGCAGTTTGCTTCCTGCTTATATCCCGATCATTTATTTGGTATTCCTTTACGGGAGGCCAGGGAACTGATCAATGCGTTTGATCCCAATCCTACGGTTGGTGCAGGCTTGCTCGATGGGTTGATTTATGAGGGGGTACTGGCTGAAGATATCCTTCCGGCTAAAGAAAACGGTAAGAGAGGACAACCGGTTGTGCGTTTTACTTATGAGCGGTTCAGTGATTATTTTGTTGCTAGGCAACTGATTGAACAACACGTAACAAACGGTGATATTCAATCTGCTTTTAAGACTGGCCAGCCGCTTGGTAATCTCTTCAGCGAAACTTATAAGTACGGCTTAGATGGGATTTTAGAAGCCATGGCCATTTGCATAGCAGAACAATATCATGCAGAATTAATAGATCTTGTTCCTAAACAGGCCCGTAAGGAAAACAGTTGGCTGTTTGAACAGCTCTTTACGCAAACTTTGCTACGTCGTTCCGCAGCTTCTTTCACGGAACGAACCATAGATTTGCTGAACCATATCTCAAAATACGGACATCATTCTACCCGACTGGATATTTTGCTTTCCTTGTCAACAGAACCCGGGCATCCCTGGAACGCAGATTTTCTTCATAAAAACTTGGTTCGCCGGAGCCTACCCGAGCGCGATGCCTTCTGGTCTATTCATCTTGCGGTCTCGGATTTTGAGGAAGATGAAAATGAGCCGGAATCGATTGTCCGCACACTTATTGACTGGGCACAATTCGGGAATTTCGATGATATTGAACCTGAGCGGTTACGCTTAGCTGCTGTAACATTGCTATGGTTTACAACCTCAACCAACAGAAAAGTCCGCGACCAGGCGACCAAATCGTTAGTTCGGACTTTATCGTTATGTCCCGTTTACCTGCCGCAATTAATAGAAGAATTTTATGACATTGATGATTTATATTTACTGGAAAGGCTTTATGCGGTTGCCTTTGGCGTTGTAAGCAACATTCAAAATCCCGAAAATATTGCTGCGATCGCCCAAAAAGCATATGATAAAGTCTTTCGTGCAGGACAGCCTGTTCCCCATATTTTATTACGGGACTACGCGCGCGGTACCTTGGAGTATGCACTGGATCGTAATTTATTGCCGCCAGATATTAACCCTCAAAGCTTTCGTCCCCCATATAAAAGTGAATGGCCTATAGAGATTCCTACGAAAGCTGAGCTGGAAAACCTGGAAGGAGATGAATACTCCTCAGATATTAAAAGTTCGCTTATGGGCTTTCCCGGTGATTTCGGCAACTATACCATGGGTTGTGTTGAAGAGTGGTCGTTAACGTCGTTATCGGAACCGGTGCAAGCAACTTGGCATGAGCTTCAGAAACAGTTCGCACAGGGCTTAAGGGACGATTTAAAAGAGCGCTTTTTGGATTACCTAAATGGGATAACTGATGAAGATGAAAACGGAAATTTTGATTGGCCCGCATTAATAAAAGAGTTAGAGGAATTCGATAATGAGGAGTTAGAGCAAATAGCTGAAGAAGATGAAGAGCAAGAAGACACAGATGTCGAAGAAGCAAGTTGGGATAGTCTAAAAAAAGAAATTGAAGCATCATTGGATGGTGAAACCGAAAAGCTGGAGTATTTCAGACGGATATCCGGTATACCGGGAGACAAGAATCCCGCTTTATTTAGCAAGAAATGGGCGCAGCGCTGGGTTTGCAAACGCGCTTATGAACTGGGCTGGAAGAAGGAACTTTTTGATGGTTTCGAGTCGCATTGTTCCAGAGGACGGGACAGGGGTTCAAACCTGATGGAGAGAATCGGGAAAAAGTATCAATGGATAGCGCTCCACCAACTTTTGGCTCATCTGGCGGATAATCTGCACTGGGTTGATAGGGGATACAGTGATGTTGATGATTCCAGATACTTTGGCCCCTGGCAGTCCGGGAACCGTGATATCGATCCCAGTCATTGGCTCCGGAATACGGAGAGAAAATATGAAAACTGCCAATGGTGGCAACCTTATCAGTTCCCTTTGGCAGAAGACAATTTTGATGAACAGCTTAATTGGATGTGGTCCGAGGATATCATTCCGCCTTTTGAACAACTTTTGCAGGTAATAGCTCCCCAGGATGGATTACATTGGACAGTACTCCATGGGTTTGCCAATCAAAGCAAACGCTTTTTCAGGGGGACTGACAATAATGCTATTTCTCGACAAACTGGCTGGTTTAGAATTAATTCCATCATTATAGCCAAAAAGGATTGTGCGGAAATAATTAAATCCACTGCCGAGCAAAACCTCTGCGACCCTTATTTATCTGGCATAAGTACTACAGGCCATCAGGTTTTCCTGCGGGAATATCCGTGGTATGAATCTTGTCAAGATATGAAAGACTGGCGGGTATCCTCACGGTTTGAAAAAATTATTGGGGTCAAGCAGTTGATTCCTGTAGCTCAATACGAATGGGAAGCGGGCAATGAGGATCATTCCATGACTGATAGTATTTCTTTCTATTTGCCTTCCAAAACGCTTATCAAGGGGCTCAACCTATCAGCGGCATCCGGAGAAAAAGTTGGACAGTGGCTGGATACGAACGGTAAGCTAGCATTTTTCGATCCCAGTATTTCTGAACAGGGTCCAACATATGCGCTTATGCGGACTGAGTTATTGCTGCCCTGGCTGGAAGAACAAGGGCTTCAATTGATCTGGTTAGTTGGAGGAGAAAAATATCTGAGTGCCGACAGAACGACGAAGTTCAATGGCCGTCTTGTGTTTAGCGGAGCCTATATACTTACAGAGCATGGACCAAAGGGAAAACTGTGGTTTATTAAGGAAAAGCCAAGGGAAAGATGA
- a CDS encoding ATP-binding protein, which translates to MSKAINFTMNYYALKTFGKQQYSNAWAALSELVANGFDAGAANVCLYINMRDKRHSTIEIIDDGIGMDENDLQKKYAVIGRNRRNDNPDDKAAGRKGIGKLAALYLSDEYQIISKKNGQITAWSVNVANKGDEDIPSLEAISLTDASPTCADIWDSEKRVQGTMLRLLNVDLTRIGDRAIDALKHRLSNYFLFDSLESSLYICIIRKTDDSLAFKRVEKQIAFDNMSHIYYSDIKSLDIHKKQFEVEFFDKAKARQTMLVDRVIEGLPDDVAGIQPGNRVSVSGVGTFYGQTKAYKLEGWIGVHSSIETITALKNDDRFVRNSFYNPNQIRVYVRNKLANENILSRLNLTGTYGNYIEGEVSFDILDDNDLEDIATANRQDFSIVDDRVNLLLEILRGLCRQLLTRRQELADKINVQKNQIDIKIQSKQKSGFAKETHRDLLSAGISTEKADELSYIIANKLRGEYDLKTSYKVFISHAYKDRIFTDFISHYLQHRGFQWDKDPAKTDIFYSSDGTDITNATPLAEIIKKMIIDDNTDILFLTSQNFMNSEYCLFEGGAAWATRSVLEYSLITLDYNNIPKFLTNGKPEFSFSTRSRDSFVLNEQSYTNIVTILNRLISHLNRNRQQNGLVEIDLVPEPEFKDLVQRKAEGKELKDYMDSDVYQYWQTYVVEQLEKYFGTEDVDKDHIRNTV; encoded by the coding sequence ATGAGTAAGGCGATAAATTTTACCATGAATTATTACGCCCTCAAAACTTTTGGGAAGCAACAGTATTCCAATGCATGGGCTGCTTTATCAGAGTTGGTTGCCAATGGCTTTGATGCTGGGGCTGCAAATGTCTGCTTATACATAAATATGAGGGACAAGCGTCACTCTACTATTGAAATTATTGATGACGGAATCGGTATGGATGAGAACGATCTTCAAAAGAAATACGCCGTTATTGGACGCAACCGAAGAAACGATAATCCAGATGATAAAGCTGCAGGACGAAAAGGTATAGGCAAATTAGCCGCATTATATCTATCTGATGAATATCAGATTATCTCTAAGAAAAATGGCCAGATTACAGCATGGAGTGTTAACGTTGCAAATAAAGGTGACGAAGATATTCCCAGTCTTGAGGCAATTAGTCTTACCGATGCTTCGCCTACTTGTGCCGATATTTGGGACAGTGAAAAACGAGTTCAAGGAACAATGTTGCGGTTGTTAAATGTTGATTTAACTCGTATTGGAGATAGAGCCATTGACGCATTGAAGCATAGGCTATCGAACTATTTCCTTTTTGATTCATTGGAAAGTTCTTTATATATTTGCATTATTCGAAAAACCGATGATTCTTTAGCTTTTAAAAGAGTAGAAAAACAAATAGCGTTCGATAATATGTCACATATTTATTACTCCGATATAAAATCGCTCGATATTCATAAGAAGCAGTTTGAAGTAGAATTTTTTGATAAAGCTAAAGCAAGACAAACTATGCTTGTCGATAGAGTTATTGAAGGGCTTCCCGATGATGTCGCAGGTATTCAACCAGGGAACAGAGTCTCAGTTTCCGGCGTTGGCACCTTTTACGGTCAAACAAAGGCGTATAAATTAGAAGGTTGGATAGGCGTCCATTCTTCAATAGAAACCATTACTGCCTTAAAGAACGATGACAGATTCGTGCGAAATTCTTTTTATAATCCGAATCAAATAAGGGTATATGTTCGTAATAAATTAGCGAACGAAAATATCCTAAGCCGACTTAATTTGACTGGAACGTATGGAAACTATATTGAAGGCGAAGTTTCATTTGATATTCTTGATGACAATGACTTAGAAGATATCGCCACAGCGAACCGTCAGGATTTTTCTATTGTCGATGATCGCGTAAATCTTTTGCTTGAAATCCTCAGAGGTTTATGTCGTCAATTGTTAACACGTAGGCAGGAGCTTGCTGATAAAATTAATGTCCAAAAAAATCAGATCGATATCAAGATTCAATCTAAACAAAAGAGTGGCTTTGCAAAAGAAACACATCGAGATCTACTTTCTGCAGGTATCTCAACAGAAAAGGCTGATGAATTAAGCTATATAATTGCGAATAAATTGCGGGGAGAATACGACTTAAAAACCTCGTATAAGGTATTTATATCTCACGCTTATAAAGATCGAATATTTACTGATTTTATCTCTCATTATCTACAGCATCGTGGGTTTCAATGGGATAAAGATCCAGCGAAAACAGATATTTTTTATTCATCAGATGGAACTGATATTACTAATGCTACTCCTTTGGCTGAAATTATTAAAAAGATGATTATAGATGATAACACCGATATACTCTTTTTAACCTCGCAAAACTTTATGAATAGTGAATATTGCCTTTTTGAAGGAGGTGCCGCTTGGGCAACAAGATCTGTCTTGGAATATAGCTTAATTACCCTTGATTATAATAATATTCCAAAATTCTTGACAAATGGCAAACCTGAATTTTCGTTTAGTACGAGAAGTAGAGATTCTTTTGTTCTTAATGAACAGAGCTACACTAATATAGTTACTATATTGAATCGCTTGATTTCACACCTAAACCGCAATCGGCAACAAAACGGATTGGTTGAAATCGATCTTGTTCCTGAGCCAGAATTTAAGGATTTAGTTCAAAGAAAAGCAGAAGGGAAAGAATTAAAAGATTATATGGATAGTGACGTTTATCAATATTGGCAGACCTATGTTGTCGAACAATTAGAAAAATACTTTGGCACTGAAGATGTTGATAAGGATCATATCCGGAATACGGTTTGA
- a CDS encoding AAA family ATPase — protein sequence MFESFYGLSKTPFSRDIPTDQLYQSLMLDETLGRLEYAARRQLFAVVTGDCGTGKTTTIRLFKASLNPAMFMVMYLADSKLTPRHFYKGLLEQLGCEAKFYRGDAKRQLHREVELMRGIQQLQPVVIVDEAHLLDKEMLEEVRFLLNFKMDAQSPMALILVGQSELWDKFQLQAYAAIRQRIDLQCKLPHLDRSQVGEYINRHLAYAGAEHDIFSDNAVDQVFRYSSGAVRLVNKVCTHCLLYGAQNGRRIIDDHMVKLVIQGELL from the coding sequence ATGTTTGAATCCTTCTACGGCCTGTCTAAAACACCGTTCTCCCGGGACATCCCAACGGATCAGTTGTACCAATCGCTGATGCTAGATGAGACACTGGGCCGATTGGAATATGCCGCCCGTAGGCAACTTTTCGCCGTGGTTACCGGTGACTGCGGTACCGGTAAAACAACCACCATCCGCCTGTTCAAGGCCTCTTTAAATCCGGCCATGTTCATGGTGATGTATCTGGCGGACTCCAAACTTACCCCCCGGCATTTCTACAAGGGCCTATTGGAACAGCTAGGCTGTGAAGCCAAGTTTTATCGCGGCGACGCCAAGCGCCAGTTGCACCGGGAAGTCGAACTCATGCGCGGTATTCAGCAACTGCAGCCGGTTGTTATCGTAGACGAAGCGCATCTTTTGGACAAAGAAATGCTGGAAGAGGTACGATTCTTGTTGAACTTTAAAATGGATGCCCAAAGTCCTATGGCCCTGATCTTGGTGGGTCAGAGCGAACTGTGGGATAAGTTCCAGCTTCAAGCGTACGCCGCCATCCGCCAACGGATCGACCTGCAGTGTAAACTGCCGCACCTGGACCGTTCCCAAGTCGGGGAATATATTAATCGGCACCTGGCTTATGCCGGCGCCGAACACGATATCTTTTCAGATAATGCGGTTGATCAGGTGTTCCGGTATTCCAGCGGTGCAGTCAGGCTTGTTAACAAAGTCTGCACCCATTGCTTGCTCTATGGAGCTCAAAACGGTCGTCGGATTATTGATGATCACATGGTGAAGTTGGTTATCCAGGGAGAATTGTTATAA
- a CDS encoding very short patch repair endonuclease: protein MPDIFDKQKRSDIMKKVRSKGNKSTELKLIEMLRAMQITGWNRNYPVKGHPDFVFLSKRIAIFVDGCFWHGHDCRNTSPKQNEDYWNRKRERNIIHDKEITELFSGRGWTVIRIWECELQKKNKEILLLKLSPLLQNNI from the coding sequence ATGCCTGATATATTTGATAAACAAAAACGTTCCGACATAATGAAAAAAGTGAGATCTAAAGGTAATAAATCAACAGAGTTAAAGTTGATTGAAATGTTACGCGCAATGCAAATTACAGGATGGAATCGAAATTATCCTGTGAAAGGGCATCCGGATTTTGTTTTTTTGAGTAAACGTATTGCTATATTTGTTGATGGTTGTTTTTGGCATGGCCATGATTGCAGAAATACCTCTCCAAAACAGAACGAAGATTATTGGAATAGGAAGCGGGAACGAAACATAATTCACGATAAGGAAATAACAGAGTTATTTTCAGGACGAGGCTGGACAGTTATTCGTATTTGGGAATGTGAACTACAGAAGAAAAACAAAGAGATTTTGCTGCTAAAGCTATCCCCTTTACTTCAAAATAATATCTGA
- a CDS encoding DNA-binding protein codes for MTVKNQEYYEQLFEPYPDVVTLDEFRAMLGGIGETTARKILHGKHIKYFFIRSAYRIPKVWVIEYVLSDHYAQYRQELKVQV; via the coding sequence ATGACTGTGAAAAATCAAGAATATTACGAGCAACTTTTTGAGCCGTATCCTGATGTCGTTACACTGGATGAATTCAGAGCCATGTTGGGCGGCATTGGGGAGACCACAGCACGAAAGATTTTGCACGGGAAACATATAAAGTACTTTTTCATCCGTAGTGCCTACAGGATACCAAAGGTATGGGTTATCGAGTATGTATTAAGCGACCATTACGCCCAATACCGGCAAGAGCTAAAAGTACAGGTTTAG